Below is a genomic region from Dechloromonas denitrificans.
GCGAGCGCCCCCGGCAACGACTTCTGCGCCTTGCTGACGCCCGATATCGATGTAGGAACAAACACGATCCATCTGCTCACGTGAGACCAGCGGGCCGAGTTGGGTCGCCGGGTCCATCCCGTGGCCAATTTTCAGCGCCTTGGCGTGATCGGCCAGATCAGCGACGACGCGGTCGAAGTTCTTCTTGTGCACATACAGGCGCGAACCGGCACAGCAAACCTGGCCCTGGTTGAAATAGATCGCCTGCGAAGCGCCGGCTGCTGCCACTGCCGGATCGCAGTCTTCGAGCACGATGACCGGCGATTTGCCGCCGAGTTCGAGCGTGATGCGCGTCATGTTGTCCATCGCTGCCTTGCCGATCAGCTTGCCGATTTCGGTCGAGCCGGTGAAAGTCAGCTTGTTGACGCCGGGGTGGCGGGTCAGCGGCGCACCGGCCGAAGGACCGTCGCCAGTCACGACATTGACCACGCCATCGGGAAAACCGGCCTCCTGAATGAGTTGACCGAGGTAAAGCGCCGAGAGCGGTGTTTGTTCGGCCGGCTTGAGTACCACGGTACAACCGGTGGCAAGCGCCGGGCCAAGTTTCCACGCCGCCAGCAGCAGCGGGAAGTTCCACGCAACGATGGCACCAACAACGCCGACCGGCTCCTTGCGCGTATAGCCGACAAACTCGTTTTGCGGCGCAAAGGGAATCGACACATCGAGCGTGCTGCCCTCGATCTTGGTCGCCCAGCCGGCCATGTAGCGGAAATAGCTGGCCACCAGCGCGACATCGACGTGCTCGGCAATGACTACCGATTTGCCATTGTCGAGCGATTCGATTTCAGCCAGCGTCCGGGCGTGCTCTTCGACCAGATCGGCCAGACGGAGCAGCAAACGCTGCCGCTGATCGGGCCGCATTTTGGCCCAGGCCGGCGACTCGAAGGCCTGACGCGCAGCACGTACCGCGCTATCGACATCGCCTTCGGTTGCCGCCGGCACGCTGCCGAGCAGGCTTTCATCCGCCGGATTGGTCACTTCCAGCGTCTGGCCGGAACTGGACGCGACCCATTGGCCGCCGATCAGCATGGCATGCTTGCCGCGTGCCAGAAAATCGGTGGTTCGTTGGGTCAGTTGGGGGATATCTGCATTGCTCATTGACTGTCTCCTTTTATAGGTTTTGCTACCTTTGCCGACCGCTAGATGCGCGGCCCAATCCGTCCTGCTATTCCTTCAACAACTGGCCGCTCGCTGTAAATACGACCTCTCCCGCGGTCGACCGCGCAATTGCCGTCATTCCGGCCCGATCCGGCCGGGTGGCCAGTTCGAAATGTTGTCCGCCATCCTTGCTCGACAAGGAAGCGCCACCCAGACCAACCAGACGTACGCTTCCATCACCGCGCTGAACGATGCCGGTCAGCGATTGCTGCGTGCCACTCGGCACCTCATGCCAATGCAAGCCCCGATCGGCGCTGCGATAGACATGGCCGCGCATGCCAGCCATCAGCAGACTGCCGTCGGCCAGTGCCGCACCGGTCCAGAACGAACCCTTGTTGTCGGTCTGCACCGCTGTCCAATGGGCACCGGCATCTTCCGAACGGAGAATGGTGCCGGCCTCGGCGGCGACGAAAAGCAGGCCCTTGGCACCGGGCACCAGTTGCAGCAGATGGCGCTCGCCGGCCTCGCCTTCCAACAGCGTGCGCTCGGACCAGTTCTTGCCGCCATCGCGAGTTTCCAGCGCCAGCCCGAACTGGCCGACGGCCAGCCCGTGTTCGGCATTTTCAAACCAGACCGACATCAGCACCTGATCCTGACCACGACTGTCGCGCAGCACCTGCCAGTTTTCGCCACCGTCGCTGCTGCCGATCACCGTGCCGTCGTGGCCGACGGCCCAGCCTCGCTTTTCGTCGATGAAGAACACCGAGGTCAGCGGGCTGCGCGTCGGTACGCTGGCCTGACGGAATACCTTGCCGTCATCCGATAGATTGATCAGGCCGTAATCGCCGACCGCGACAATGCGCTGCCCAGCGCGGGTTGCCGCGTAGATCGGCGCCTTTTCCGCATTGACCAACTGCGGAGCCTGGCTGAAATAATTGCCCACCGAGGCCGGCGTCGTCGCGGTCGCCGCAATCAGCGGGACAGCAACAACGGCGGCAAGGGAAAGCGCCAAAGCCTTGAATTGCATCTTCACTTTCTTTACTCCGTTCAGTGGCCGATGGCCGGTGCCTTGACCGGGCCGCGACGTGGGAAGAGGGAATCCAGCTTGACGGCGAAAGCCGGCAGCACGGTGATCGCCATCAGCATGTTGACCATGAACATGAAGGTCAGCAGGATGCCCATGTCGGCCTGGAACTTGAGCTCCGAAAAACCCCAGGTGGCGACGCCGACCGACAGCGTGATGGCGGTGAAGATGGTGGCCACGCCGACTTCGCGCAGTGCGCCCTCAAGCGAAACCTTCATGCTTTCGCCACGCGCCAGGTGAATCAGCAGGCGGTTGTAGATGTAAAAGGCGTAATCAACGCCGATCCCGGTCGCCAGCACCATCACCGGCAAGGTCGCGACGGTCAGGCCGATATCCAGACTCTTCATGAACCAGTAGCCGAGGAAAGTGGCCACTGTGAGCGGCAGGCAGCAGGCCAGCATCGCCCGCCAGTCGCGGTAGGCAAGCAGGACCAGCACGATGATCGCGGCGTAGACATAAAGCATCATCGGCAATTCGCGTGCTTCGACTTCCTCGTTGGTCGCCGCCAGCACACCGACATTGCCCGAGGCCAGACGCAGCGTGACACCGAGCGCTTCCGGGTTGTATTTCAGGCGAAAATCCTTGATTGCGTGGATCGCCGGTTCGATGGTCGTTGCCTTGTGGTCGGCCAGGTAGATATTGGCTGCCATCATCGTGCACGCCCGGTTGAACAGGCCGCCGGCTTCCGGCAGATAACCGATGGCCACCTGCAGCGCCTTGGTATCACGCGGCAAGGCCGCCATTTTCGGATTGCCTTCGTTGAGCCCGGCATTGGCAAACTTGGCCAGCCCGGAGAGCGACTGGACCGACAGCACGCCCGGCACCTGCCCCATGTACTGGCTGAACTGGTCGATGTAGTTGAGGACCTCGAAGTTGTTGCAGGAATCGTTCGGCGTTTCAAAAACGACCGTCAGCACATCCATGCCCAGATCGAAGCGCTTGACGATATTTTCGACGTCCTGGTTGTAGCGCGAATCGGGGCGCAGTTCCGGCGCCCCCGGCTGCAGCGCACCGATGTGGCGACCATGGCTCTGCCAGACGGCCAGGCCGAGCAGCACGACGGCCGCCGCCAGCACCAGGCGGGCATGGTTGATGTCGGCGATGAAGCCGAGACGCTGGATCAATTCGCCGCGCTTGTTCTGGATCGATTCCAGATGCAGCGCGTATTTCTGCGAGAAGCGGAAGTACGAAGCAACGACCGGCAACATGATCAGGTTGGTGATGATCTTGTAGCCGACGCCGATCGACGCGGCGATACCCAGTTCGCGGATCATCGGAATCGGGATCATGACCAGCGTGATGAAGCCGACAAAAGCCGTGACCAGCGCCAGCGTGCCGGGAATGAACAGACTGGAGAAGCTTTCACGCGCTGCCGTGATCGAATCCGCCCCTTCGGCCACCGCCTTGGAAATGGCGTTGATCTGCTGAACACCGTGCGAAACGCCAATCGCGAAGACCAGGAAAGGCACCAGGATGGCCAGCGGATCGAGGCCGAAACCGAGCAGGGTCAGCGTACCGAACTGCCAGACCACCGAAACCATCGAACAGAAAATCGGCAGCAGGGTAAGCAAGACCGAACGGCAGTACCAATAGACGGCCAGCGCGGTCAACAGCGTGGCGAGGGCAAAAAAGCCGGCCACGCCCTTGGCGCCATCGGCGATATCGCCAATCTGCTTGGCGAAGCCGACGATCTCGATTTCATGTTCCGGCGTTTCCAGCTTGCCGCGAATATCGGCTTCGAGCTTGGCGGCCAGCGCCAGGTAGTCGAGTTGTTCGTGCGTAGCCGGGTCTTCTTCAAGCAGGTCGGCGACGATCATCGCCGCGCTGCCATCGTTGGCCACCAGATTGCCGGTGTAGCCACCACGCGCCGCACGGTCGCGAATGACGCTGATCTTGTCGGCATCGAGCGCCTCGGGCGTTACCGTGCCACCGATCACATCCTCGGCCTGGAAGCCTTCCTCGGTCAGTTCATAGACACGCGTATTCGGTGTCCACAACGATTGCACCGAACGGCGATCGACGCCCGGCAGATAGAGCACCGCCTCGGTCACTTCATGCAGTTTTTTAAGCGAAGCCGGCGTCCAGATATTGCCGTCGCGCGCCCGGACAACGACCATCACCCGGTTGGAACCGAAGAGCTGGGTGCGATATTTGAAAAACGTATCGGTGTATTCATGGCCTTGCGGCAACTGCTTGTCGAAGCCGGCCGACATGTGCAGGCGCGAGGCCAGGATGCCCATGCCGACGGTCAAGGCCAGCAGAAGCAGCAGGGTGGTCGCCCGGTAGCGGAAGAAAAAATCTTCCAGGCATTTTACGAAACCTACGATGCTCGACATCGGATTTAACCTCTAATGAGCCACTGCCGGACCGTCCGGTTCAGGCAGTGGTCGGGCAGCCCCTTGTCAGGGACAGGAAGGGCTGCCCTTAAAACGGATCAGAACGCGTAAGAAACCGTCGCCGTGGCCACATCACGATCGCGCAGCACGTTGAGATTGCCGCCGCCGAAGAAGTTGCTGTAGCCGAAACCGACCTTCCACTTGTTGTGGTAATCGAAGGTCAGGCCCATCGCCAGTGCCTTGCGTCCTTCGACAAAGGGCACGGTGTTCGGGCTGGTGCCTTTGACGTCGTGGTAGAAGTCGACAATCGGCGTCGCCGTCCAGCCCGAGTTGAAGACATTGGCGTAAGTCAGACTGACTTCAGCCACGTAACCCCAGGAGGTCTTGTCCGGCATGGCGTAGTTGTTGAGCAGGTAAGGCACGGCGCCGGACAGATCAAGCTCCGGGTAATGCGTCGCCGCCACTTCAAACAGGAAAGCGCCATCCGCCGCACCGAGTGCCCGCGTAATCTGGTTCGGCAACCAGGTGAAAGCGGTCATATGAGCCTGGAACTTCTTCTCGCCGACATAGCCGTTGGCCATGGCATTCGAGGTGTAGTTGTTCGACAGCGCCGCCAGGTTGTATTGCTGCTTGGCCTTCGAACCGGTCTGCGTCGGCACCGTCGGGTCAATCGCCACACTGTCTTTCGGCCGGTACGACAATTCCGCCCCGAAAGCCCAATCACCCACCTTGGTATTCATCGACAAGCCGTACAGGTCGAGATCCTGACCGTACTGCTCAACGGCCGTCATGCCGAGCACGTTGGCCGCCCCATTGACCTTGAAGCCGACGAAGGGCAGCTTGTCGTGGTAGCGGATGTAGTAGGCCGCGTACTCGGTATCGCTCCCGGACGGCTTGTAGCGCATATTGACGCCATACTGGCCGCCACTCGGCTTCTGGCGTTCGGTCGGGATCACCCCGGCGCCGCCACCGGCCTGATTGATCGAATCCAGCGTCCGGCCACGTGTCGGATCGTAGTCGCCGGTACCGCCGACGCCGAGACTGGAGGGAATGAAGGCACCGCGCCGGCCGCCCTTGCCGAGGAAGTCGGCGGTCGACCAGTAGCTGCCGGCCGGGTCGAGTTTGAAGCTGTTCCAGGCAAACTGGTAATAGCCTTCCATCGACACCCCCGGCAAGACGGCGGTGTTGAGCGAGATCATCGGGGCCGGAATGAGGATTTCCTTGACCTGGGTTCCGGGGATGTGGGCCTTGCGGATATCGAAAGCATGGATCGAGTTGATCCCGCCAAAGATGAAAATATCCTCGCCCCAGTTGATCACCTGATTGCCGACCTTCAACTTGGCCGAGTTGCCGGCCCAGTTAAAGTCTTTCGAGACCCACAGATCGAGCAGCGAAACGCTCTGCCGCAGGGCTTTCTTGGCATCGTCGTCAAGCGGCGTGCGGTCGGTATGGATCGCCGCGAAATCGGACGACCAGGTCATCCGGCCGAGCGCCGCCCAGTTGCCCCGCTCGCCGAGCGAAAGTTCATGCGTGCCCTTGAGGACGGCCGAAACGATGTCGCCTTTCTTGTAGTTCAGGTTGCCGTCATCGATGTTGGTGTAATTGAAATCGCCGTTCGAGCTGGCGGCATTGCCGTTCACCCGTTGCCCAAGTTCGCCGGAAGTCGGCGCGCTCCCCCCGGAGTCACGACCGATAATGGTTTTGTCCGGCGACTGCATGCGTCGCTGAACGCCGACCGAAATGGTCGAATCGAAGGTGCCGCTCATCCCGTTGTCGAGATCGAACTTGAACGCGAAGGCCGGATTGGCCAGCCCCAGGCCGATGGCGGCAAGCGCCAGGGCGACCGGGGTACGGCGCAGGATTGCTGTGCTGTGCATGGAATTCCCCTCTTTTTTATGGTTGACCGCGATCAGCGGTCACCGGCCCGGCGCAACTCGTCGGATTCGAAACGCTTGGCATCGATACGACCTTCCTGCCCGGCCAGCCAGTCGGTCGGCTTGCTTTCCTGGGTCGCGTTCTCGGCCATGTAGCGATTCACCGTCAGATCCCAGGACATGAATTCCTGGCTGACACAGGCACCGAGTTCAACCGCCGGATAGAGCGAACCTTCCATCACGCGCCAGAGCTTGCCCTGAGCGTCGTACTGGTCGGCGGCGAGCAGCATCCAGGTGTCTTCGTCGATATAGAAGGTGCGTTTGGCAAACATGTGGCGCATGCCCTGCTTGACCGTTGCTTCCACCTTCCAGACGCGGTGCAGTTCGTAGCGCATCAGGTCACGCTTCGGATACATGCCTTCAAAGACCTCGGACAACTTGCGTTTGGCGACAAATTTGAAGCTGTTGTACGGCACATACATTTCCTGCTTGCCGACCAGTTTCCAGTCGTAGCGGTCGAGCGCCCCGGCGAACATCGGGTATTGATCGGCCGTTTCGAGGTTTTCGTAACCGGGGATCGGGTTGTCGTACTCAAAAGCCGGCAGGCGACGGACACGACGCTGTCCCGGAAAATACATCCAGGCATCATTCGACTTGCTGAGGAAGTAATGCGCCAGAATGATCTCGCCAGTCCGCGAGGCCGGCGCCGTCGCCAGATTGAGCAGCTTCATCTGGAAACCGCCGACATCCTCGATCGACTTGGCCTTGGCCGACGCAAACGGCGTCATCACGACCTGATCCTGGGCCAGGCCGTAAAAGCTGCCATCCGGATTAATGAAGTTGGTCTGGTAATACTCGAAGCGACCTTCGCCCTGCCAGCGCAGACGATGATTCCATACCGCCTCGGCGCCATTTTTCGGAATAGCGAACGGAAAGCCGCCGCCGACGGCCTGTGCCAGATTGTCCTTGCCGTCGCCAGTCAGCTTGGCCGTGGTCGCGTTGATCCGGGTTTGACCGTAGACCGACTCCGGGTAGCCGCAGCTGCGATGCGTCGGATAGATATCCATCCGGTAGCCCTTGCGTGTCTTGATTAGTTCGATCTGGCCGGCCGAGAGCTTGTCCTTGTATTTATCGACGTTACTCGCATCAATCGAATACAGCGGCTTTTCCGCCGCAAACGGATCGACCCGCGCATCGCCCAGCTTGTGCTTGCCCTTGGGCAAGCCGCCCTCCCATTTCGGGATCGTGCCATCCTTGTTGCCGGCCCGTTCAGCCCCGACCGGCGTCAGTTCCTTGCCCAATTGTGCCGCTTCCTGCTCGTTGACCGCAGCACAGGCCGTCACCGCGATGCCGAACACGCCGACAAGCAGCGTGAACAGCGGTTTTACTCTGTTGGTCTTGTTCATTTTTGATTCCCTTCTCTCGAAATACATGAATCACCCCGAAGCCGCCGACCGAACTCAGTCGATGGCAATGCCCTGCGCCTGCAAACGTTTGATGATTGCCTCCCGCTCGGCCGCGACATCAGCCAATGGATTCGCCCGCAACTGCGCCACTTCCCGCTGGGTATAAGGCGGCGTAGCAGCCGGCATTTCGTTCTTGCTGAAGGTCTTGAGAATCCAGTTCATCAACTCGGCCGTCTGGCCGTCGTTGAGTGCCGACTGGGCCGTCCCCGGTACCTGGATCAGAAACTGCCGACCACCTTCCACCTTGAGAAAATGGCCGAGCGCCCCACGCATGCTCGGCACTCCCGCCCCCGGGCTGCCGGTGGCGTCCTGGCCGTGGCAGCCAGAGCAATGCAACATGAAATTCATGCGCGGCGAACCTGCGTCATTCGCCGACAACGGGCCGACAAACAGACCCAGCGCCAGCAACAAGATGGTTTTTCGCATGCCTCAACCTCCGCTCGCAGCCGGCAAACGGCTGCGCAGTTTGTGAGTTTCGTTCGGTGTCCCACCGGCCTGGCGAACAGCGGCGACAAACTCCGGCGTCAACCAGCCGAGATCGCCGACCGCCTCGTAACTACCGAGGACATGAGTCAGGACGCTGGCAATTTCACCATCCGACAACTTGGCGAAAGACGGCATGTTGCCGGTGTAGCGCACACCGCCGACATTGATCGCCCCGACCATGCCGGTCAGTGGAACGCGGGCCAGATAGGCCCGGCCCTCGGCGGTGCTCGCATGGCGACCGATATTGCCGGCCAGCGGCGGAGCGACCCCGGGGGCACCAACTGCTTCCACCTGATGGCAGGCGACGCAGTGCGTAGCGTAGAGCCCGGCCCCTGCCTTGTCCTGAGCCGACAGGGGAGCCGCAGCAAGAACCAGGAGGGCGGCGGAGAGCAGTTGGCGCATCGGGATCAGCCTCGTTGCTCGCCGACGCCAACGATGGCGGCGACCGTGCAATGGTAGGCATTGCTGCCGTTGGCCATGCACCAATTGATGTCGTTATGGACCCCGAGGCGATAACCCGGACGCTCACGCTCATTGCGGTTGCAGGCGCAACGGCCGCACATCGTGACACCGCAGCAATCGTTGTAACTGATCAGGTAATCCTTGCCATCACCCGGATTGCGGCAGGTACCGACCCAGGTCACCTTGGAAATCTCGGTGCCCGGCGGGCAGCTCGAAATCGTCCCGCCGCAGCAGGTACAAAGGAAGCCGTCCAGGGCGCAGTAGCGCCAGTAGTCGCAGCTGGTGTCGTCCTCAACCGCCTTTTTGTTTTCGCCGGCATGCGCCGTCGGCATCATGCGGTCGAAAGGCAGCACCGGCAGAATGAATGCGGTACCGACGAAGAGCTTGCCGACCTTGACCAGCGCGCTGCGGCGGGAAGCCGACTGGGCGACACGGCGGGTCTTGCGCTCGAAGAAATCATCTAGCCATTTCACGTTTGTTCTCCTTGTGTTCGGTATCGATCAGGCGCGCTGATCGATGAATTCCTGGATCGAAGCCACCCCGGCTTCCTTGGCGGTAAAGAGGCTTTCCAGCTGCTCGCGGGAATTGACCAGGCCCTTGCCGCGAATGCGACCGTCTTCGCCGATCAGTACGGCGTAGGGCAGCTTGGAAATGCGGTAGGTCATGCCCAGGTCGGTCGACAAGGCATAGGGGAAGCTCTTCAGGTCGGCCTTGCGGTAGAACTCGGCGTGTTCCGGCAGGTCGCCGTCACTGGCCAGCGCCACATCGAGCCAGCCCTTTTCGACGTTCTGGATCGACTTGAGAACCGGCAACAATTTCTTGCACACCGGGCAGGTTGGCGAGAGGAAGAAGAGCAACTGGCTGCGGCCGGTATGGCCTCCGACGCTCAGCTTGCCGCCACCAATCGAATCCAGCGTGAAGGCCGGAGCGACTTCGCCGACTTTCGGCCCCTGATCCATCATCAGCGCCCCCATCGGCGCGACACGCTCGTAGAGAATGCCGATCTGGCGAGCCAGGGCGAGCACGACGACAACCAGACCAAGGACCACGGCCCAGAGAAAAACATTGGAAACAAGCATTGCTTCGTTCATGGCATTTCCTTTTCTATTTGCGAACAGCCAGCGCCAGCGGGGCGTTGGTCATCAGTTGATTGGCCGAGACATAAATACCGACCAGAGCGAGTACGGCACCACCGACCGTCAGGTAATCGGCCCAGACCAGCGTGCGGGCAACGCCTTCCTGCATGGCCAGGGCGACCATGCCCATCAGCAGGCCGTTGCGCACGACCAGTGCCCAGGACAGCGGCTGGCCGGACAAGCCGCCGCAACCGCAGTCGATCTTGGTATGGCCGCGCAGGACATTGATGGCCACTGCCGAGGTCACCGTTGCCAGCAACAGCAAGGCGAGCAGACCACCGATGAAGGCCATTTCCGGGAAGAGTAGCAAGCCGCCGGCGGCTAGCTCGACGATGGGCAGCACACCGGCCACCAACGGCGAGAGGCGTTCGGGCACCAGACGGTAGTTGTCGACTGCTGCCGAAAACACCAGCGGGTCTTTCAACTTGTGCCAGGCGCCGACCAGCAGGACCACCGACAAGGTCGCCCCGAGCGCCCGTGTCACCACCGGATCGGAAAACAGGGAGAGAATGGTTTCCATCACTGCACTTCCAGTTGCGTCGGGGTGTCGCCAAAACCAACGGCAGCACCGACCGGCTTCAACTTGCGACCGCCGTCGAAAGCGGCAACACCGGCTTTGGCGCTATCGAAGGCAAAGACGCGCGGCGCATCGCCCTGACTGACCGCCAGCCCGGTTGCCGGGGTGGTTTTGGTACGGCTGACACGCGTCTTGGAGGCCAGGTCGTAGACCCAGATTTCACGCGCCCCTTCCTTGTGGCTGCCTTCAAAGCCCTTGGGGTGCATGCCGACATACAGCGTGCCGCTGGCCTGGTGCAGGGCGACCGGCTGGTAACCGCCGGGACGCCAGCCTTTTTTCACATCGGCGTCGTTGCCCAGTTTCCAGAATGTCCCCGGAACCGCGGCTTCGCCACCGACATTGACGGTCACCGCATTGCCCTTGTAGGAGACAAAATGGTAGTTGTCGCCTTCCTGCGCAGCCGAAACGAACAGCGCATCCTCATCCGGATCGAAGAACTTGACGCTCTTCTTCTTACCGACCGGATTGCCGTCGTTATCCAGCGAAATGGTCAGCATCGTGCCGTCGCCGCACAAGGTCGAGAAACGGTTGGCGGTCTGCGCCGGATAGACGATGTAGCAGCCCGGCGTCTGGATTTCGCTGACCTGCTTGCCGGTCTGGCGATTGACGATACTGACCGAAGTCGCCGGCGTGGCGTTCTGGACGATGATGAAGCGCCCATCGGCCGAGGTCCGCAAGGTGCCGCGATAAGGCAATGCCTGGGCATGACGCGCGGAGTAAGGAATTTCTTCCTTGAGCGCCAGGGTCTTGGCGTCATACACGAGGATTTCCTCGATCCGTTCGCCACGATTCAACTTGCTGTAGTACGTCGTCACCGCATAGAGCTCACTGCGGTCCGGCGACAAG
It encodes:
- a CDS encoding WD40/YVTN/BNR-like repeat-containing protein — protein: MQFKALALSLAAVVAVPLIAATATTPASVGNYFSQAPQLVNAEKAPIYAATRAGQRIVAVGDYGLINLSDDGKVFRQASVPTRSPLTSVFFIDEKRGWAVGHDGTVIGSSDGGENWQVLRDSRGQDQVLMSVWFENAEHGLAVGQFGLALETRDGGKNWSERTLLEGEAGERHLLQLVPGAKGLLFVAAEAGTILRSEDAGAHWTAVQTDNKGSFWTGAALADGSLLMAGMRGHVYRSADRGLHWHEVPSGTQQSLTGIVQRGDGSVRLVGLGGASLSSKDGGQHFELATRPDRAGMTAIARSTAGEVVFTASGQLLKE
- a CDS encoding aldehyde dehydrogenase family protein, whose product is MSNADIPQLTQRTTDFLARGKHAMLIGGQWVASSSGQTLEVTNPADESLLGSVPAATEGDVDSAVRAARQAFESPAWAKMRPDQRQRLLLRLADLVEEHARTLAEIESLDNGKSVVIAEHVDVALVASYFRYMAGWATKIEGSTLDVSIPFAPQNEFVGYTRKEPVGVVGAIVAWNFPLLLAAWKLGPALATGCTVVLKPAEQTPLSALYLGQLIQEAGFPDGVVNVVTGDGPSAGAPLTRHPGVNKLTFTGSTEIGKLIGKAAMDNMTRITLELGGKSPVIVLEDCDPAVAAAGASQAIYFNQGQVCCAGSRLYVHKKNFDRVVADLADHAKALKIGHGMDPATQLGPLVSREQMDRVCSYIDIGRQQGAEVVAGGARAGSLGYFVQPTVLAKVDQKARVVQEEIFGPVVVAMPYDDLDEVAALANDTPFGLGASIWSNDLSRVHRLIPKIKSGTVWVNCHNMLDPALPFGGYKQSGFGKEMGRAALDAYLEQKSVLMMV
- the mauD gene encoding methylamine dehydrogenase accessory protein MauD yields the protein MNEAMLVSNVFLWAVVLGLVVVVLALARQIGILYERVAPMGALMMDQGPKVGEVAPAFTLDSIGGGKLSVGGHTGRSQLLFFLSPTCPVCKKLLPVLKSIQNVEKGWLDVALASDGDLPEHAEFYRKADLKSFPYALSTDLGMTYRISKLPYAVLIGEDGRIRGKGLVNSREQLESLFTAKEAGVASIQEFIDQRA
- a CDS encoding DUF1329 domain-containing protein, which translates into the protein MNKTNRVKPLFTLLVGVFGIAVTACAAVNEQEAAQLGKELTPVGAERAGNKDGTIPKWEGGLPKGKHKLGDARVDPFAAEKPLYSIDASNVDKYKDKLSAGQIELIKTRKGYRMDIYPTHRSCGYPESVYGQTRINATTAKLTGDGKDNLAQAVGGGFPFAIPKNGAEAVWNHRLRWQGEGRFEYYQTNFINPDGSFYGLAQDQVVMTPFASAKAKSIEDVGGFQMKLLNLATAPASRTGEIILAHYFLSKSNDAWMYFPGQRRVRRLPAFEYDNPIPGYENLETADQYPMFAGALDRYDWKLVGKQEMYVPYNSFKFVAKRKLSEVFEGMYPKRDLMRYELHRVWKVEATVKQGMRHMFAKRTFYIDEDTWMLLAADQYDAQGKLWRVMEGSLYPAVELGACVSQEFMSWDLTVNRYMAENATQESKPTDWLAGQEGRIDAKRFESDELRRAGDR
- a CDS encoding MauE/DoxX family redox-associated membrane protein, giving the protein METILSLFSDPVVTRALGATLSVVLLVGAWHKLKDPLVFSAAVDNYRLVPERLSPLVAGVLPIVELAAGGLLLFPEMAFIGGLLALLLLATVTSAVAINVLRGHTKIDCGCGGLSGQPLSWALVVRNGLLMGMVALAMQEGVARTLVWADYLTVGGAVLALVGIYVSANQLMTNAPLALAVRK
- a CDS encoding efflux RND transporter permease subunit; its protein translation is MSSIVGFVKCLEDFFFRYRATTLLLLLALTVGMGILASRLHMSAGFDKQLPQGHEYTDTFFKYRTQLFGSNRVMVVVRARDGNIWTPASLKKLHEVTEAVLYLPGVDRRSVQSLWTPNTRVYELTEEGFQAEDVIGGTVTPEALDADKISVIRDRAARGGYTGNLVANDGSAAMIVADLLEEDPATHEQLDYLALAAKLEADIRGKLETPEHEIEIVGFAKQIGDIADGAKGVAGFFALATLLTALAVYWYCRSVLLTLLPIFCSMVSVVWQFGTLTLLGFGLDPLAILVPFLVFAIGVSHGVQQINAISKAVAEGADSITAARESFSSLFIPGTLALVTAFVGFITLVMIPIPMIRELGIAASIGVGYKIITNLIMLPVVASYFRFSQKYALHLESIQNKRGELIQRLGFIADINHARLVLAAAVVLLGLAVWQSHGRHIGALQPGAPELRPDSRYNQDVENIVKRFDLGMDVLTVVFETPNDSCNNFEVLNYIDQFSQYMGQVPGVLSVQSLSGLAKFANAGLNEGNPKMAALPRDTKALQVAIGYLPEAGGLFNRACTMMAANIYLADHKATTIEPAIHAIKDFRLKYNPEALGVTLRLASGNVGVLAATNEEVEARELPMMLYVYAAIIVLVLLAYRDWRAMLACCLPLTVATFLGYWFMKSLDIGLTVATLPVMVLATGIGVDYAFYIYNRLLIHLARGESMKVSLEGALREVGVATIFTAITLSVGVATWGFSELKFQADMGILLTFMFMVNMLMAITVLPAFAVKLDSLFPRRGPVKAPAIGH
- a CDS encoding c-type cytochrome — translated: MRQLLSAALLVLAAAPLSAQDKAGAGLYATHCVACHQVEAVGAPGVAPPLAGNIGRHASTAEGRAYLARVPLTGMVGAINVGGVRYTGNMPSFAKLSDGEIASVLTHVLGSYEAVGDLGWLTPEFVAAVRQAGGTPNETHKLRSRLPAASGG
- a CDS encoding DUF1302 domain-containing protein, with amino-acid sequence MHSTAILRRTPVALALAAIGLGLANPAFAFKFDLDNGMSGTFDSTISVGVQRRMQSPDKTIIGRDSGGSAPTSGELGQRVNGNAASSNGDFNYTNIDDGNLNYKKGDIVSAVLKGTHELSLGERGNWAALGRMTWSSDFAAIHTDRTPLDDDAKKALRQSVSLLDLWVSKDFNWAGNSAKLKVGNQVINWGEDIFIFGGINSIHAFDIRKAHIPGTQVKEILIPAPMISLNTAVLPGVSMEGYYQFAWNSFKLDPAGSYWSTADFLGKGGRRGAFIPSSLGVGGTGDYDPTRGRTLDSINQAGGGAGVIPTERQKPSGGQYGVNMRYKPSGSDTEYAAYYIRYHDKLPFVGFKVNGAANVLGMTAVEQYGQDLDLYGLSMNTKVGDWAFGAELSYRPKDSVAIDPTVPTQTGSKAKQQYNLAALSNNYTSNAMANGYVGEKKFQAHMTAFTWLPNQITRALGAADGAFLFEVAATHYPELDLSGAVPYLLNNYAMPDKTSWGYVAEVSLTYANVFNSGWTATPIVDFYHDVKGTSPNTVPFVEGRKALAMGLTFDYHNKWKVGFGYSNFFGGGNLNVLRDRDVATATVSYAF
- a CDS encoding c-type cytochrome, translating into MRKTILLLALGLFVGPLSANDAGSPRMNFMLHCSGCHGQDATGSPGAGVPSMRGALGHFLKVEGGRQFLIQVPGTAQSALNDGQTAELMNWILKTFSKNEMPAATPPYTQREVAQLRANPLADVAAEREAIIKRLQAQGIAID
- a CDS encoding methylamine dehydrogenase light chain — protein: MKWLDDFFERKTRRVAQSASRRSALVKVGKLFVGTAFILPVLPFDRMMPTAHAGENKKAVEDDTSCDYWRYCALDGFLCTCCGGTISSCPPGTEISKVTWVGTCRNPGDGKDYLISYNDCCGVTMCGRCACNRNERERPGYRLGVHNDINWCMANGSNAYHCTVAAIVGVGEQRG